Proteins encoded in a region of the Salmo trutta chromosome 34, fSalTru1.1, whole genome shotgun sequence genome:
- the LOC115173662 gene encoding mucin-5AC-like yields MTATTAAPTSTTTAALTTTTSAAPTSTITNAVPTTTTTEAPTTTTTPTTTSGAPTTTTTAAPTTTTTNAAPTTTTTAAPTTTLDPTTITTEAPTTTTTNAAPTTTATDTPTTTLDTTTTTTAAPTTIMVAPTTTTTVAPSTTVAPTTTTTPPTSTTVAPTTTTTPLTSTTAASAKITTTDAPTTPSVALTTTTTAAPTSTTTTEAPTITTTAAPTTTTTTVAPTSSSVAPMTTTTAAPTSTTTAALTTTTSAAPTSTTTNAVPTTTTTEAPTTTTTAAPTTTSVAPTTTTTAAPTTTSTNAAPTTTLDPTTITTEAPTTTTTNAAPTTTATDTPTTTLDTTTTTTAAPTTTTTNAVPMTTTTAAPTTTTLDPTTTTTEAPTMTTEAPTITTTTSVAPSTTTVAPTTTTTASSTLTTTAAPATITTTEAPTTTTTPTTAITTAAPITRTVAPMINTTSAPTLTTTAAPATITTTAALTTTATAATTITAPPTITFLALMTPTTAAPTMKFVAPTATVAPTTTTSTIPTTTTKALTPITVAPSTSTTKAAMTINSALTKTVIGPTTPTTAASTTTTTTALTTTTIAGPMITAAPTTATAAPTAATAAPTAATLTTAYDNAALIKTAVAPTTTTMAAPSTTTTPAPSTTTTKAATTTTNIAATTTTTAAPTTTTVEATTPPPTLLLTTPFNTTSGGFPGWALAIIIPCGIAIILVPLWILLCCILCGGCAAIRRRWHRHRSYNVQYTRRNGLF; encoded by the exons ATGACCgctacaactgcagcacctacttcaACAACCACTGCAGCACTTACAACCACTACATCAGCAGCACCTACTTCGACAATTACAAATGCAGTTCCTACAACAAcgacaactgaagctcctacgacaaccacaactccAACTACAACATCTGGagctcctacgaccactacaacagcagcacctaccacaacaactacaaatgcagctcctacgacaaccacaactgcagctcctactacaactttAGATCCCACGACCATTACAACAGAAGCACCCACTACGACCACTACAAacgcagctcctacgacaactgcAACTGATACTCCAACTACAACTTTAGatactacgaccactacaacagcagcacctacaACGATAATggtagctcctacgacaaccacaactgtagctccaagtacaactgtagctcctaccaCCACAACTACACCGCCTACTTCAACAACCGTAGCACCTACGACCACAACTACACCACTTACTTCGACAACCGCTGCATCTGCTAAAATAACTACAACTGACGCTCCTACAACACCATCTGTAGCTCTtacaaccactacaactgcagcacctacttcaacaactacaactgaagctcctacgataaccacaactgcagcacctactacgacaaccacaactgtagctcctacgtCATCATCTGTAGCTCCTAtgaccactacaactgcagcacctacttcaACAACCACTGCAGCTCTTACAACCACTACATCAGCAGCACCTACTTCGACAACTACAAATGCAGTTCCTACAACAAcgacaactgaagctcctacgacaaccacaactgcagctccaactacaacatctgtagctcctacgaccactacaacagcagcacctactacaacatctacaaatgcagctcctacgacaacttTAGATCCCACGACCATTACAACAGAAGCACCCACTACGACCACTACAAacgcagctcctacgacaaccgcAACTGATACTCCTACTACAACTTTAGatactacgaccactacaacagcagcacctactacaacaactacaaatgcagttcctatgacaaccacaactgcagctcctactacaacaactttAGATCCTACGACCACAACAACAGAAGCACCTACAAtgacaactgaagctcctacgatAACCACAACAACATCTGTAGCTCCTTcgacaacaactgtagctcctacgaccactacaactgcaTCATCTACTTTGACAACCACTGCAGCACCTGCTACAATAACTACAACTGAAgcccctacgacaaccacaacaccTACTACGGCCATTACAACAGCAGCACCTATAACAAGAACTGTAGCTCCTATGATCAATACAACTTCAGCACCTACTTTGACAACCACTGCAGCACCTGCTACAATAACTACAACTGCAGCTCTTACAACAACCGCAACTGCAGCTACAACCATAACTGCACCTCCTACTATAACATTTTTAGCTCTTATGACCCCTACAACAGCTGCACCTACAATGAAATTTGTTGCGCCTACGGCAACTGTTGCGCCTACAACCACTACATCTACCATACCTACAACAACAACTAAAGCTCTTACTCCAATAACTGTAGCTCCTTCAACCAGCACCACAAAAGCTGCTATGACAATCAATTCAGCTCTTACTAAAACAGTCATTGGTCCTACCACCCCTACAACTGCAGCATCTACTACGACAACAACTACAGCTCTTACAACAACCACAATTGCAGGTCCTATGAtaactgcagctcctacaactgcaactgcagctcctacagctgcaactgcagctcctacagcTGCAACTCTTACAACTGCATATGATAATGCTGCACTAATTAAAACAGCTGTAGCTCCTACAACCACTACAATGGCAGCTCCTTCAACAACCACAACTCCAGCTCCTTCGACAACCACAACAAAAGCTGCTACAACAACCACAAATATAGCTGCTACAACCACCACAACAGCAGCACCCACAACGACAACTGTAGAAGCTACCACACCACCTCCTACTCTTTTGCTGACCACTCCTTTCAATACCACAAGTGGAGGTTTTCCTGGCTGGGCTCTGGCCATTATCATCCCTTGTGGCATCGCTATCATTCTGGTACCCCTGTGGATCCTGCTATGT TGCATTTTATGTGGCGGATGTGCAGCTATAAGGAGACGCTGGCACAGACACAGATCTTACAATGTACAGTACACCAGAAGAAACGGTCTCTTCTGA